The Vigna radiata var. radiata cultivar VC1973A chromosome 6, Vradiata_ver6, whole genome shotgun sequence DNA segment TTTTTGAAGGTCCCAGACAACAGTTGCCACCATCTTATTATGTCAACTAGGGATAAGTTTTATTTCTGTATATAAGTGGAATTATACCTTATTTTACAAGTTAGTTTGGAATGACGATGAGGTAGGCTTAAACTTACTTTTTAATAGGCTGTGATACCAACttgaaaactaaataattattttactgaTGAGTCACACCAATTACATTCTCATAATCTTTATTTGTAATAACCAAAACTttaacaaaaggaaataaacatTTTCTGAAATTAATATAGAGATATTGAGAATGTTTTTTATCCTAATAATGTGCTCTTTACAACATAAAGCAACTAACCATCAACTGCCCACAAGTCTAGTATTCAGGCTGTATTGCTGTTCACTATGGACACGAGATTGCAGGATAAATCCTCCTTTTTCTTACGTACAACTTGAATATTGTAGATGGCTGAGAGGTATTGTATCATTGTAATCACAAACACATCAACCAGAGTGCTTTTCTGCACATTCTATTGAAGTAAAATGCAGCCATTCTGGTTGTTGTTTGTATATGAAGTTATTGAAACCACTAATTTAGAAATCTTAACGATTTTTACCATTTGTCACGTTTGAAATATTTGGGGCCTCTGACCTTCAATACCATTGTTACCTGTGTTTGGATAGTAAAACATGAATTGTGACCTCTATTTTCTTTCAGCCACTAACCCCACTGCTTAGTGGTATTAGTAGTGTTCAGCTGCCATATTCATTGTTAGGAATCCAGAGTTGAAAAGAGAGCACTCTCTCCTCCAAGGGTTTCCCCTTCACAAAGACCtaaagctcaatctacaaaaGTCCCTTGCATACCAGGAcagccccccccccccccccatgTAAAGGAAACCCCACTCACCCTAACAACATAACTAACAACTACTTAATATGTTTGTTTCCTTCTATCATACACATTATATCTTATCATTACACGCCACTGAGAACAACCTTGTCTTCAAGGTTGGAACAGTAAAGCTTGATCCCATGGCAGTGTGATATTGTCTCATCATCGGAAGGGAACTCACTAGCTACTACCTGCAATTTCAGATctggaggcttgggtggtggtCGATATGAGAGTGGTTTTTGTATATCAGATTTTGAACCCAGTAATTTGGAATCCCAAAATTCCAATGTCACTGATGTTCCAATCATTATGACATCTAAGTTCAACCATGAATTCTTCTTCATATtatgtaaatttgattttggaaaAAGTTGTTGCTTGGCTGCATctccaccttcaactctctttatTGTTGCATCCCCTTCCTCTTCCATCAtactatatttttctattacaaaTCTCCCTTCTGTTTTGGTGTTTTCTTCCCTACTAAGGGTATGATTCTTCATTGCTGGACTTTCTCCCATAACTAGAGCAATTTGTATATTTCTAATCAA contains these protein-coding regions:
- the LOC106763165 gene encoding uncharacterized protein LOC106763165 isoform X1, giving the protein MTSPLAAGLAVAAAAYVGRYGIVAWQAFKARPPRMRRFYEGGFQATMTRREAALILGVRSGGLGGGRYESGFCISDFEPSNLESQNSNVTDVPIIMTSKFNHEFFFILCKFDFGKSCCLAASPPSTLFIVASPSSSIILYFSITNLPSVLVFSSLLRV